One region of Zingiber officinale cultivar Zhangliang chromosome 7B, Zo_v1.1, whole genome shotgun sequence genomic DNA includes:
- the LOC122003504 gene encoding WUSCHEL-related homeobox 9-like has translation MEAVPVGAKCERWNPTAEQVKVLTNLFRSGLRTPTTHQIQMISAHLGAFGKIESKNVFYWFQNHKARERHNKKRRRGPPDDDDEDGTAAGDHRKSRTRCFRVGCSKGKQEVYWQRKEIRGETETLELFPLKSSISEEADKVITVRGELCGRRALYLDAAGRDLPPLDLRLS, from the exons ATGGAGGCCGTTCCGGTGGGCGCCAAGTGCGAGCGGTGGAACCCGACAGCAGAGCAGGTGAAGGTGCTGACCAACTTGTTCCGATCGGGGTTGCGCACCCCCACCACCCACCAGATCCAAATGATCTCCGCCCACCTCGGTGCCTTCGGCAAGATCGAGAGCAAGAACGTCTTCTACTGGTTCCAAAACCACAAAGCCCGCGAGCGCCACAACAAGAAGCGCCGCCGCGGCCCCCCTGACGATGACGACGAAGACGGCACCGCCGCTGGGGATCACCGCAAGTCCAGAACCAGATGTTTCCGCGTAG GGTGCAGCAAGGGGAAGCAGGAAGTGTACTGGCAGCGGAAGGAGATCAGAGGAGAGACGGAGACACTGGAGTTATTTCCGTTGAAGTCATCCATCTCCGAGGAGGCCGACAAGGTGATCACCGTGAGAGGCGAGCTCTGCGGACGACGAGCATTATACTTGGATGCAGCTGGAAGAGATCTTCCGCCGTTGGATTTGCGATTGAGCTAA
- the LOC122005079 gene encoding nuclear pore complex protein NUP155-like, with protein sequence MSPSASAGTSPAASTSRRLSKPRSMLASPYSTLPKEIILCEAFSRGGVAEACSVVKRVGSNIYTGVEGRLSLEIIYLHLEMAASQCMNILQTSLIIRARALLAACKVEPKPVLSTYDQLLSYGAILPLPKLKLRCLRSVLAVLCEWVGSVFAHT encoded by the exons ATGTCACCGAGCGCATCGGCAGGGACGTCGCCGGCCGCCTCGACCTCGAGGAGGCTATCGAAGCCTCGCTCTATGCTAGCCTCCCCCTACTCCACCCTCCCCAAAGAG ATTATTCTGTGTGAAGCTTTTTCTAGAGGTGGAGTTGCAGAAGCATGTTCTGTAGTAAAGAGGGTCGGTTCAAATATCTATACTGGAGTGGAGGGTCGCTTGTCTTTAGAGATTATTTATCTTCATCTTGAAATGGCTGCTTCG CAATGTATGAATATTCTACAAACAAGCCTCATCATACGTGCTAGAGCCCTTCTTGCTGCTTGTAAGGTTGAACCAAAGCCTGTATTAAGCACATATGATCAGCTTTTATCATATGGAGCTATTTTACCTTTGCCAAAGCTGAAACTTCGCTGTCTGAGATCTGTTCTTGCTGTACTCTGTGAGTGGGTTGGGTCTGTATTTGCACATACATAA